DNA sequence from the Schistocerca serialis cubense isolate TAMUIC-IGC-003099 chromosome 9, iqSchSeri2.2, whole genome shotgun sequence genome:
CAATGGATTATTCACTGCTCCATCTTCTCTCCTCCCTGCTGCTGGTTGGTAACTGCTGGAGCACCGGTCTGCACAACTTGTACCACACGCTCACCGCCCTCTGCTGGAGGGAGAGcctgaaaacaaggaaaaaaaaagaatcaaattaGTGTCCAGATTTAACAATAGTTTATGGGTCTCTGGAGTACAAATGAGTTTTTTCTCTGccatataatttttgtttgttaatatGAAGCTTTCATGGTTGTGTGAATATTTGGCACAATGCACTGTTTCTATAATATTCACATATAATCCTATTCATTTACCACTATATAATTAAAGAATTTGCACCATGAATACTTTGGACTTAACATTAAGTTTACTTATCACTTCCCACTCTCTTACTCCAGATCAAGTCACCACTAACCCAGAAACAAAATATATGCTCAGTAATTTATTGTATGCCCTAAGCATATTTGACCTACATTTTTCCTACAGTTTGCAGATGCCCCATTTCAGTGTTTTTGTGCCAGTGACACCACCACACCACTCAAAATTAAGAGATATTTTGCTGCTACTCTTCGAACTACCCTGAAATCTGTTCCAATCAATATGGATCCGTCCCAGAACTACAACATTGCATCAATGTTCGTCTATTTGCCTGATGATCTTGTTTGCCTTGTAAACAGTATCATACCTCTCACTTGCAGATTACTACCAATTGCTACCTACAGGCTCTTACAAATGTTTCCTCTACAAGCACTTCCACTACAAGGTCACCATATTCTCTGTATGAGACTTCTGCAGCAGAAGACTACTCACTGGTTCACACGCCAAATTATCATTATCACTCCACTTACGTGCTACAGAAACTTCTACATACAGTTCTGCAAGCAAATATGAACTATAATTTACTGTTAGTTTATCAACGGCATCTTCTGATACATACCTTCTTTGGTGCCGTGATTGTGAGGACACCGTCTGATGACAGTTGCGTCTGCACCTGTTCGGCCACTACGTCCTTCGGCAGCAAATAACGACGCTGCATGTGGCGCGATATGTAACCATGCTCATCTTGACGCTCTTCGTGTTTTGCTTCTACCACCACGCTGTCGCCCACTACCTTTACCGTCAGTTCCTCCGGTTTGAACTGCTGGACGTCTAGATTAACCTGCAACGAGAACAGTCTCGTAAGGTCCGCCAGCGGTAACTTTTCTGTGTCTTGCTCTACCCATTAACCGCAGAACTagcaatatttatttttctttcttgggcTGCGAATATAGCAGCTCAAAACAGTGTTATGTTAAAACGTGACATTCACTTACCTTGAACCCATCTTTGTTGTTCTGGATGGTAGACACGCCGGAGTTACGAGCTGCCAAATGACGCCATGGTCTGTAGTAACCAGACAGAGCAGGAACGACAGACAGACGAGGGAAAAGCAAGTCGTCGTGTGTCAACCCCAAGCCGAAATTCTGGTCAAATAATGACATCTGACGGTCAACATCGTCCAACAAGTGGCGGATCATCGGTGTCAAAGCCATCTGCAACGATAACGGAGCGATTTAAGTCACTTGTAATATACTAACACAATAATTCCCACTGTACTAACAAGAGATACAACGAAACACCCGCATGAGTAAACTAAACTCACTTCTGTAGCTAGTAACTACATGCAGACTAACGAATCACTACTGAACAGTTTACTGATATACTACACTACCCTTGGTTAACAATAATAGTCGGAAAAGAAAAAACTATATTACGTAACCGCAGGTCACAAAATTTCTGGTGCCGGAACTTTCTGTAGCCATATAGTGCACAAACCCTCATAATAAATATGCCTGATCTATAAATCAGATCACCAACATTATTTCATTCAAACTCAGCGAGTAAACAAGACAGAACACCATCGCAAAAAACACATTTCACTTGAGCACTTACCTTTCACGCGAGAAAACGCTGCGGTATCTTCGATAACACTCGCACTCGTCAAACACACCTTGTCTCTGCGGTAAACTGTGCTTCGCGAGCCCGCGCTAAGGTTTATATATATGCTCATGCCAGTGCTACCAACATCGTGCGAATGAAAGTAACTTACACGTTTGGAGCGAGCGGTAGCGGCGTCTGAAACTGGCGCGCGCCTTCCAGATATTTCGAGTCACAAGCAGACGCTCTTTGAATGATAACATCGTCTGATCACGCCGATCTGCATACGAGTTTGAATCATACAGGTCTATTACGACGTCTGAATTCCGGTTAAGTTTCTTATGAAACTAcgattttttttatgaaaaaacgCTGCATGTACCATGTATGTATGAATTtgtgtggctgaaaaatgggtcgCTATCGTAATTTAAAACCACAGCGATCGAgttttgtacatttgttttctgGCAGTTATCAGCTGTTTGCTGTTCTGATACTAAAGAACTTCACAAATATTCGTTTCGTAAATAAAAAAggcctttttcttgctgcaatatattttatatgttccagacgcgtttcgccttttactttaaggtatcTTCAGTGGACTGTAGAATGATGCAATTTTGTTTTGATATACGttgtttgtagattataaaacagtttttacgtaaataagtgacACAGTTATTCGAGTTTTgggctggcatctgcgtttcctctcatgtaGCATATAATCACAAACAGGAAATAAAATTACCTATGTTGGACTGCATTAACTATGAGATGAGTGTGCCTAGGCGTAATTTGTTCGTTAAGTACTTTAGGTGACGGAGACAGTTTTAATACGTAAATCGACTTCAGTACTTTTTTCTACTTAAATAATGTTACGGTATCAATAGTTTAGACTCAGATTATGAAAGTCATGGTAATATATTTCATGCACGTCATAACGCTTGTTCACCCTTAATTTATAGGTCAAATATAGAGCAAGTTAATAAAAAGAGTCAGTAAATTATCCTTTAGTACGTGGGTTTGCTGAAATTTCGATTGCGCACATGATTAAGGTCGAGTTATTTTGTGGAGCAAACTAGATGCTAAATACTATACAACTGCCACGCAAAGTTCGTattactgccatacgataattatctACTGAATGCCCTTATAACAACGTGTACAGTGAGAAAGTTTACATTACAGAACTATCTTGCGGTTCTCTACTAACGTCTGGCATTTCTAGCCTTGGCAGTAAACATAGAATTTTTTTCAGCAAATACATGCCATTATTATCTTTGACAATATAGGAATTACACGATGCATGCGATTAAATGTCGGAACCGACTAAAATCTCATTCATATTTCAGGTGAAAATGGTGTAAACGTATTGCTGGCAATGCCAAACCATATTGATTGCCGATTTTGACTTTAGTGAATTTTTCAGAAGCCAAAGACTTCCACCTTGCCAATCGACAGAAGTCAGAGCTAACGAACTAACATTTATGGTTaagcaacatgtctttattttgGTTGGTATACAAACGTGGTTATATAGGATCTTTGTTCATCAAATGAATTGCAGACACCCGCATGTGAAAACAGTACCGGTGTTATAATAGAGAAAGTTTGgtgaatttttaaaattataataatgcTACAGAAGTGATTGAAGTGGCATATTGTTAATACACAGGACTCGAACTCGAAAGACAGCGATTCAAATCCACTTCCAGCCATCTagattagattttccgtgatttctctgaacCGGTAACGCAAATTCCAGATTAGGTGCTTGAAAAACACACAGTTGATTTCCTTTCGCCTTTCAAACCTATGTCCTCTCTCTAATGACGTTAAACTTTAAATCTTCCTCCCTTCTTTAACACTGTAGACAACAAACTGCTATCAAGAAAACGGACAATCTTCAGCAAAGCAAAAGGGCATTTGCAATTATTTTCAATCAGCACGCTAATTTCAGCGCTTAAAACTGCAAGGAGTGGGTGGAAAAGGTATACAACACATTAGTCACAGAATAAGTCTATGTACAAAGACGATATATGACGCTCTAAGATAAGAAAAGAagctgattttgttttgtttccttaaaCATCAGTTCAGCTTTCAGGATGTAGTATTTATTTTGAACCATCTGCCTATGAGAACAGAGTCGATTTAACGATACAATTATTAGTTTTCTTGCTCTGGATATTGGCACAGTCCGTTTGCAAGGGTGTACATGTTGCAGGCAGCTGGACACCATTCAACAGATCCGGTATTAAAAGCTGCTGGGCGAAATCCCGGATTCGAAAATAGCGCGTTTAGTGACTCGGCGCTGGTGACGTTGGCAGCAGTGCACCGATCTAGAGCCTTCGGGTGACGCGGCGTGCGTTCCGGCAAACACGCCGGTGTGGAGCAAGGGGAGGGGATAGCAACGGCGGGAGTGACGTCGTTCGAAGAGGGGCGTGCCACGCGGTTGCCAGACGCCGGTTTGTTTACATGCACCCCACACTACGTGTGTAGGCTTAAATACGAGAGCACCTACCATTTACATCCAACACTTTCAGGTGGATTATTTCTAGAAGTTAGTAGAACACCGTTCCTGAAAATAAGAATAACTGGTTGGTAGAGAATACAATAGTATGGCTGCCACTCATGTAAAAAGCTCAACAAACGCACTCGAACAATCATTAATTTGCTTTTCGAATTCGTAGAATTGCGAGAATGATTCTTTGCACATCCTGATAGGTTTCACCTTGTAATACGGGAAAAGCAacgagatgtggttcatgaaaCAAAAAACTTATTTTCACATTAAGTTACTCTATGAGTGGAAGATATATCCACGACTAGTACGATTATTTCAGCATCGATACAGAAAAATATCACTCACAACAGCATTAACTGAAAAACAGGACAGAATCAAAAGGTAAGCTAAAACAATACCCGAAAGACGGGCAGCGGCATTCCGATTTCTCACGAGGTGAAGGGGCTATTAAACATCATCTCATCTACACAAATCAGTAAAACAAGAGTGTTGACTGATGTGCTAGACCTCGTCTCTTCCTCCTCGATTAATTCCTTCGTTTTTCCCTCGTGTAGTTGACTGCGGGAGCAGCAATGTCTTTAATAACGACATGTCTGGCTGAGACATGATCCATCGCTACTCATTTTGTTAAGAATATAACGTATGCAACAAATCTCTTTGCCTTATTGTGGTAGACTTTCCATTTAATTCTCTTGAAACTATACACACATGTAAAACATGAGTGTTGTCTTCAGTACCTTATTTTTCCCCTcatgcagttggtactgggagaatCAATCtttttattaacaacatgtcttctttatgtttGAGACATGATCCAATTCTATGCATTTTGTTGAAGGTATAACACATGCAATATCTCTCTTTGCTTTACCATAATACGCTTTCAATTTATTCATTTGGAAACAAGGCTGAGTTTCAAATACTCGCATAAACTTTTCCAGTAATTAGCAGCTGACTTGCGCTCACATCACACGATGTAGTGCTTCTACAAAGACTGCATCATAACTGACGTTTGTTTGTACAAGCCTGCATATTGTCAGTACAAATTTCAAGCATCTGCACGCTGCGAAAATCGATCAAGCCTCAAGCGGCTTCGGAAGTTCGAATGCTTGCGCAAAATTACACTACAGTGCTTGCACAGAGTGCATGATTATGCATGCTTGTCAAGTTTGCAGTTAACGAGTGTGATCTTGTTTAAATAATCGAGCCAATCTTTGATCCAAAAATGTATCCGTTATTCGAATGACAtgagagaaaaaaagagaaaataagatcatGCCTCCAAATTAAGTGTCTTTGCCTTCCGCATAGAACTAGCACAGCAAATACATAAAAAATGCGGAATCTTCAAAAGGTAGACGTAAATACATCAAGAAGCCATCTGTCCGTCTCATGACAGCACTAAAATGATAATGACAACCACAGAATTACAAAAacttaactgttaatacatctgCTAGAAGCAGTTCTCAACATGCTGtcataacaacaaacaacatggtTACGCTATTTCAGTAAGCAACACAATTATCTTTTCAATCATAGTGATAATGATTGCTTGTTCCTCGTATTTCTCACCACTCATCATTCACTTGCAAGCCATTCGAAGTCTAGCGTGTTCTTACATCGTACTGTGCATAATAATTAACTACTGTCACTACTTACTGGTCGGTGGTGGGTTTCTGTATGTCCACTCAGCAATTACCTTAGCCTCCCACTGATTACTACGCGCTATGTTGCAACTTACTGagcacaaaaaataaaacttttacagAAAAATGAGGTTGTTATTTGTATGTTCTCATTGCTTATAAAAGGAGCATCCTAGAGAGTTTCAGGATAACGTCCCATCTAGGTTACTAGAGATGCTACACTGGCTGAGTAGGGAAAGGATGGTGGTACAAAGAGGCAACGTGGTCTCATTCAACAACAGTCTCACGCATCGCATCAATTGATTTGGggaaacgaaggaaaatgcaaatcTTGGTGTTGGGTCGGATGATACAACGTCGCTCTCTCCTATGTATAGGATGTTTCTGAATGACGTTTTCAAAAtttggggacaggttccttaccccaaaacaagaaaaaaattccagtaaacatgggctctgaaacggATACCTATGAACTGTGAGGACTTTTTCATCCTGGATTCTGTGGACCAcatctcttctaatgcaagctctttgctttccatatattgGGAGGAGGTGgtgtggagcaaaacaagaaaaaatgcccaTAAACATGggttgtaaaatgcataccttaagagttatgagcactagttgagtagaagagatgagtttcactgtagcgaagatgaacaagtgctcataactcttgaagtattcattttagagccacgtttttttcttgttttgatcaatagtacctcctctcaaaatatggaaagcaaagtatTTGCAATAGAAGAGCTGTGGTTCACAATATCGAGAATGAGCAAATGCATTTTAGAGCGCACGTTTACTGGacgtttctttcttgttttggtgtaaggaacatcTACCCAAATTTTTAAACCGTCATCCTGAAACATCCTGCATAGGTTGTGATTTATCACTTACTGTACTTCTGTGTTTCCTATTCTGAACCACAACCCCATAATTGAAATTAGTTAACAATTGAAATGTGGTGATAGGAGACACTACCTTTCTCATAACTTAATATctaaaataaaatgattttctttcatttcatggaCCACTGGTGACGCCTGATATAAGTAGGTGAAACTGTTCGGTTAAAACGAACGCAAGCATTCACTTGCTAAAGACGGATAACATTTGTTGTTATCTACAGGGTAAACATAATTGAAATATCAACTCAGGAAAATGGCTACAAGtagtaacaatattaataatactaTTTTTCATACCCTAAGTCATTATTCAGATATTTCCTTTCCTATCGCTGTATGCAAAGCAGTCTCAAACCGTCGTAAAGTAGCCACAATTCTGTTTTGTTATGGAACCTGCTGCTTCATATTCAAGGGGCTATTTGAGCAAGAACGTCGCCGTCGGTCGAGACATTGCCAGAAATTTCTGTGAGGGATTCCCGCCAAGACTTTCAGAGCGCCCTCTTTGCGAACATTCACTGCAACACTGCCCGGGGAGGGGGCAGGCAGAAAGGGAAAGGGCTCGCTTACAGTGTGTATGCAAAGCAGTCTCAGACCGTCGTAAAGTAGCCACAATTCTGTTTTGTTATGGAATCTGCTGCTTCATATTCAAGGGGCTATTTGAGCAAGAACGTCGACGTCGGTCGAGACATTGCCAGAAATTTCTGTGAGGGATTCCCGCCAATACTTCCAGAGCATCCCTCTTTGCGAACATTCACTGCAAGGTTGCCTGGGGAGGGGGCAGGTAGAAAGGGAAAGCGCTCGCTTACAGTGTGTCCCAGAAGCAGTGTTCCTCATCTTGCTCTgttatcactgtacgacacaaagaGCCTGAATATGAAAAATTCTTGGCACTCAACAAGACGAGTCCAAATAAATATAGTTGTGTGCCCTGAATTCCAAATTGAATCATTCTAAAATTTCGCGTTTTCAGTTCAGATGTAACCATGCGCAACATTGCGCCTTCAAAAACGCGTCGTTTTCTGGCTTTGGAAACATAATCTACCACTGAAGTTAGCTATGCTCTACGTTATGCCAGTTCACGCCAGTTAATATGGGTGTCAGAAAGTTTATGTCAGAGAAATGTCCACTGT
Encoded proteins:
- the LOC126419863 gene encoding protein lethal(2)essential for life-like, translated to MALTPMIRHLLDDVDRQMSLFDQNFGLGLTHDDLLFPRLSVVPALSGYYRPWRHLAARNSGVSTIQNNKDGFKVNLDVQQFKPEELTVKVVGDSVVVEAKHEERQDEHGYISRHMQRRYLLPKDVVAEQVQTQLSSDGVLTITAPKKALPPAEGGERVVQVVQTGAPAVTNQQQGGEKMEQ